One Megalops cyprinoides isolate fMegCyp1 chromosome 17, fMegCyp1.pri, whole genome shotgun sequence DNA window includes the following coding sequences:
- the LOC118792685 gene encoding homeobox protein Nkx-2.2a-like: MSLTNTKTGFSVKDILDLPDTNDEEGSITEDAEDDTEESETTKTAGVLGQSPIENVKNLSLKSSFYDVRDNPYTRWLATADSIQYSLHGMSANSHQDLSAKSPEPSADESQDNDKEMASNGGDCKKRKRRVLFSKAQTYELERRFRQQRYLSAPEREHLASLIRLTPTQVKIWFQNHRYKMKRARVEKGMEIVHIPSPRRVAVPVLVRDGKPCHSHKAQDLAATLQAGMPLSAYSTHSLHHMQYNAHYTSAAVTQFPTAHHLVQQWTW, encoded by the exons ATGTCGTTGACTAACACGAAGACGGGATTTTCTGTGAAGGACATTCTGGACCTTCCTGACACGAACGATGAGGAGGGATCTATAACGGAAGACGCTGAGGATGATACAGAGGAATCGGAGACAACCAAAACGGCTGGAGTGTTGGGACAAAGTCCCATAGAAAACGTTAAAAATCTGTCTCTAAAAAGCTCATTTTATGACGTGCGCGATAATCCTTACACACGATGGCTTGCCACAGCGGACAGCATTCAGTATTCAC TGCATGGTATGTCAGCTAATTCTCACCAGGACTTGTCTGCCAAATCACCTGAACCGTCTGCCGACGAATCGCAAGACAATGACAAGGAAATGGCGAGCAACGGCGGCGACTGCAAGAAGAGAAAGCGGAGAGTTTTGTTTTCCAAGGCGCAGACATACGAACTGGAGCGTCGATTCAGGCAACAGCGGTACCTCTCGGCTCCCGAGAGAGAACATCTTGCCAGCCTGATCCGCCTGACGCCGACTCAGGTGAAAATCTGGTTTCAGAACCACCGGTACAAAATGAAGAGGGCACGGGTGGAGAAAGGGATGGAGATAGTTCATATCCCCTCTCCGCGGCGGGTGGCCGTACCTGTCTTGGTCAGGGACGGCAAGCCTTGCCACAGTCACAAAGCTCAGGACCTGGCGGCCACACTCCAAGCCGGGATGCCCCTGTCAGCCTACAGCACCCACTCCCTCCATCATATGCAATACAATGCGCACTACACCTCCGCGGCCGTGACACAGTTCCCCACAGCGCATCACCTGGTGCAACAGTGGACTTGGTGA
- the LOC118792664 gene encoding paired box protein Pax-1-like: MDQTYGEVNQLGGVFVNGRPLPNAVRIRIVELAQLGIRPCDISRQLRVSHGCVSKILARYNETGSILPGAIGGSKPRVTTPNVVKNIRDYKQGDPGIFAWEIRDRLLADGVCDKYNVPSVSSISRILRNKIGNLSQPNQYESSKQPPPQHALSYNHMYPYSYPNTMSPTGTKMGSPAGVPVTAGHVSISRAWPSVHTVSNILGIRAFMDPTAIPGAEGYPPKMEDWASVNRTTFPSAHGVNGIDKSAIDSDIKYPQHSSNISSYVPACAYSPSNQYGVYSGPAGSYVTPGHHWQAQTTSLSHPSSGVTMHGGDIHSAMAFKHPARDGDRKPPSPLSKQQQEALSGAHGLSLPTSAS, from the exons ATGG ATCAAACGTACGGAGAGGTAAATCAGTTAGGGGGCGTATTTGTTAATGGAAGACCCCTACCCAACGCTGTACGAATCAGAATTGTGGAACTAGCCCAGCTTGGAATCCGACCATGTGACATCAGCAGACAGCTCCGCGTTTCGCACGGATGCGTGAGCAAGATTCTGGCTCGGTACAACGAGACTGGGTCCATATTACCCGGGGCCATCGGAGGAAGCAAACCCCGGGTCACGACACCCAACGTGGTTAAAAACATACGGGATTACAAACAAGGTGACCCGGGAATCTTCGCCTGGGAGATCCGGGACAGGCTTCTCGCAGACGGAGTTTGTGACAAATACAACGTTCCCTCGGTCAGCTCAATAAGTCGCATTCTGAGGAACAAGATCGGAAATCTCTCCCAGCCGAACCAGTACGAGAGCAGCAAGCAACCCCCGCCTCAGCACGCGCTGTCGTACAATCACATGTACCCGTACTCATACCCCAACACAATGTCGCCCACCGGGACCAAAATGGGCAGCCCTGCCGGAGTCCCCGTCACGGCGGGCCATGTAAGCATTTCGAGGGCCTGGCCGTCGGTGCACACGGTCAGCAACATTTTAGGCATTAGGGCCTTCATGGACCCCACAG CCATTCCCGGAGCCGAAGGATACCCACCGAAAATGGAGGACTGGGCTAGCGTTAACCGAACGACTTTCCCATCAGCCCACGGCGTCAACGGAATCGACAAATCCGCTATTGATTCAGACATTAAATACCCGCAG CATTCGTCAAATATCTCCAGTTACGTTCCAGCTTGCGCCTATTCCCCTTCCAACCAGTACGGAGTTTACAGTGGGCCGGCAGGCAGCTACGTGACCCCGGGACATCACTGGCAGGCTCAGACCACGAGTCTGTCCCACCCAAGTAGCGGCGTGACTATGCACGGGGGAGACATCCATTCTGCCATGGCCTTCAAGCACCCAGCGCGGGACG gagacagaaagccccccagccccctgagtaagcagcagcaggaggcgCTGAGCGGCGCGCACGgactctctctccccacctcagCGTCGTAA